One window of Halopseudomonas maritima genomic DNA carries:
- a CDS encoding carboxy terminal-processing peptidase, whose translation MKGFPLLRRTCLIALLTVSSSVLALEQVPTLDLDQLQPSRDQVVASQNTVELLRRHHYNRTRLDDDLSAQMYDTYLKHLDPQRSLFTQQDIDVFAGNRLRMDDLLLKGDLSVGFAMHKRQLQRLQERLVYSLDLIENKLDGFDFNTDQDILVDREEAPWVADEDALQQLWRAQIKDEVLRLKLAGKSLDDIRELLGKRYRGQQIRVNQTRSEDVFQNYINALAQVYDPHTQYLSPENAENFDINMSLSLEGIGAVLQSDNEYTKIVRLVPAGPAKRSQQLATSDRIIGVGQADEDMVDVVGWRLDEVVKLIRGPKGSAVRLEVIPASNPPGDLTSKVVNLTREAIKLEDQAAKSSVIELQDNGRDYRIGVIDVPGFYIDFKAYRKGDPDYRSTTRDVRRLLGELGEQNVDGVVLDLRDNGGGSLQEATELTGLFIDRGPTVLVRDSQGQVQQLDDPEAGVAYTGPMAVLVNRLSASASEIFAGAMQDYGRALVIGESTFGKGTVQSIQPLNHGELKLTLAKFYRVSGQSTQHRGVVPDISYPSLLDSEEIGESALPHAMPWDTIAPARYKTSSHLQPFVAQLQRQHEARAAQDPDFIYTLARIGLDDEIKARLTIPLNEGKRKQQQEDYEQRLLDLENQRLTARGEEPLTSLEEADPLLAEVPTEEEDKDPKDDAFLLETSLILLDLLQLEQQVATAN comes from the coding sequence ATGAAAGGTTTCCCCCTCTTGCGCCGTACCTGCCTCATCGCCCTGCTGACTGTCAGCAGCAGCGTGCTGGCACTAGAACAGGTCCCCACGCTGGATCTTGACCAGCTTCAGCCCAGCCGCGACCAGGTTGTCGCAAGCCAGAACACCGTCGAGCTGCTGCGTCGTCACCATTACAACCGCACCCGACTCGACGATGACCTGTCGGCGCAGATGTATGACACCTACCTCAAACATCTGGACCCCCAGCGCAGCCTGTTTACCCAGCAGGACATTGACGTCTTTGCCGGCAACCGCCTGCGCATGGACGACCTGCTGCTCAAGGGTGACCTGAGCGTCGGTTTTGCCATGCACAAACGCCAACTGCAACGCCTGCAGGAGCGTCTGGTGTATAGCCTGGACCTGATCGAGAACAAGCTCGACGGCTTCGACTTCAACACCGACCAAGACATTCTGGTTGACCGCGAAGAGGCGCCTTGGGTCGCCGATGAAGACGCACTGCAGCAGCTATGGCGCGCCCAAATCAAAGATGAAGTGCTGCGCCTGAAACTCGCAGGCAAGAGCCTGGACGATATCCGCGAGTTGCTCGGCAAGCGCTATCGCGGTCAGCAGATACGCGTCAACCAGACCCGCTCAGAAGATGTATTCCAAAATTACATCAACGCCCTGGCGCAGGTCTACGACCCGCACACCCAGTACCTGTCGCCGGAAAATGCCGAAAACTTCGATATCAACATGAGCCTGTCGCTGGAAGGTATCGGCGCGGTGCTGCAGAGCGATAACGAATACACCAAGATCGTGCGCCTGGTACCGGCCGGCCCCGCCAAGCGCAGCCAGCAGCTGGCAACCAGCGATCGCATCATTGGCGTTGGTCAGGCCGATGAAGACATGGTCGACGTAGTCGGCTGGCGCCTGGACGAAGTCGTCAAACTGATACGCGGCCCCAAGGGTTCTGCAGTGCGCCTTGAGGTGATTCCGGCCAGCAACCCGCCCGGGGATTTGACCAGCAAGGTGGTAAACCTGACCCGTGAAGCCATCAAACTGGAAGATCAGGCCGCCAAGTCCTCAGTCATCGAACTGCAGGACAACGGTCGCGATTATCGTATCGGCGTGATTGACGTACCCGGCTTTTATATCGATTTCAAAGCCTATCGCAAAGGCGACCCGGACTACCGCAGCACCACCCGCGACGTGCGCCGTCTGCTGGGCGAGCTGGGTGAGCAGAACGTAGACGGCGTGGTACTTGATCTGCGCGACAACGGCGGCGGCTCCCTGCAGGAAGCAACCGAGCTGACCGGCCTGTTTATCGACCGCGGCCCAACGGTGCTGGTGCGCGACAGCCAAGGCCAGGTGCAGCAGCTCGACGATCCGGAAGCCGGCGTTGCCTATACCGGCCCGATGGCCGTACTGGTCAACCGGCTGTCAGCCTCCGCCTCGGAGATTTTCGCCGGCGCCATGCAGGACTATGGCCGCGCTCTGGTGATTGGCGAATCAACCTTTGGCAAGGGCACCGTGCAGTCCATCCAACCGCTCAATCACGGCGAGCTGAAACTAACCCTGGCCAAGTTCTACCGCGTCTCCGGTCAGAGCACCCAACACCGTGGCGTGGTGCCCGATATCAGCTATCCGTCGCTGCTGGACAGCGAGGAGATCGGCGAAAGCGCCCTGCCCCATGCCATGCCCTGGGACACCATCGCGCCGGCGCGCTATAAAACCAGCAGCCACCTGCAGCCATTTGTTGCACAACTGCAGCGTCAACATGAAGCGCGCGCCGCCCAGGACCCTGACTTCATCTACACCCTGGCGCGCATCGGCCTGGATGATGAGATCAAGGCACGCCTGACTATTCCGCTGAATGAAGGCAAGCGCAAACAACAGCAGGAAGATTATGAGCAGCGCCTGCTCGATCTGGAAAACCAGCGCCTGACCGCCCGTGGCGAAGAGCCCCTGACCAGTCTGGAGGAAGCAGACCCGTTGCTGGCCGAGGTGCCCACAGAAGAGGAAGACAAGGACCCGAAAGACGATGCCTTCCTACTGGAAACCAGCCTCATCCTGCTTGACCTTCTGCAGCTGGAGCAGCAGGTCGCTACAGCCAACTGA
- a CDS encoding bifunctional diguanylate cyclase/phosphodiesterase, with protein MTLSEQRQSLITILNRGAVNSLFQPIVSTLEERIVGFEALSRGPSNSPLHSPLTLFAAARHHGILTELEMLCRERAISRFRSLGLPGKLFLNVSPESLLEQQHYRGQTLALLEANGLSPDQIVIELTEQAPIEDLSLLQSALLHYRDMGFSIALDDLGAGYSSLRLWSELQPEYVKIDRHFVDGIHRDPVKREFVSSILQMAKASRAQVIAEGIELREELAVLQEIGIDWVQGYLLGRPDSHPALNDTKLAELLGQHQSGGNDDAPIHSLLLPVGGIPEHTKVQHVLDCFQQQPSLNTLAIVDEHQRPIGAVQRHALSQTMLKPFAQEIYSRKPINQLMDPDCLVVDIRQSLQRVSRLLTSRARQRLEDDFIIVDQGVYKGLGRGIDVLRQITELKLQQARHANPLTLLPGNIPIQQCLQRLLEQAVDARLCYIDLDNFKPFNDLYGYGKGDEVLLGLAQLLRELCDPRCDFVGHIGGDDFMLVMRSSDWSTRLQQLDQRFAQLCRSLYRPEHIQANGFTAPDREGKWRHHDLLNLSIGVIPLLGHQADRFDPSRLAELASRAKHDAKKQRGFSVVVQHLTLTPFDNSETPINLCS; from the coding sequence ATGACCCTTTCCGAACAGCGCCAGTCCCTGATTACCATCTTGAACAGGGGGGCGGTCAACAGCCTTTTTCAGCCCATTGTCTCGACACTGGAAGAACGCATCGTAGGGTTCGAAGCGCTCAGTCGGGGCCCGTCCAACAGTCCGCTGCACTCCCCCCTGACATTATTTGCCGCCGCCCGCCACCACGGCATTCTCACCGAGCTGGAAATGCTCTGCCGCGAGCGCGCCATCAGCCGGTTCCGCAGCCTTGGTCTGCCGGGCAAGCTGTTTCTCAACGTCTCTCCAGAGAGCCTGCTGGAGCAGCAGCACTACCGCGGTCAGACCCTGGCGCTGCTGGAGGCTAACGGCCTATCCCCTGATCAGATTGTTATCGAGCTGACCGAGCAGGCGCCGATTGAAGACCTGTCTCTACTGCAATCAGCGCTACTCCATTACCGCGACATGGGGTTCTCCATCGCCCTCGACGACTTGGGCGCAGGCTACTCGAGCCTGCGGCTGTGGTCTGAACTGCAGCCGGAATACGTCAAGATTGATCGCCACTTTGTCGATGGTATTCACCGCGACCCGGTCAAGCGCGAATTCGTCAGCTCCATCCTGCAAATGGCCAAGGCCTCGCGCGCGCAAGTGATTGCCGAAGGCATCGAGCTGCGAGAGGAGCTGGCGGTGCTGCAGGAAATCGGCATCGACTGGGTGCAGGGCTACCTGCTCGGGCGCCCGGATAGCCACCCGGCATTGAACGACACCAAGCTCGCCGAACTGCTTGGCCAACATCAAAGCGGGGGCAATGATGATGCCCCCATTCACAGCTTGCTGCTGCCGGTCGGCGGCATCCCGGAGCACACCAAAGTACAGCACGTGCTCGACTGCTTCCAGCAACAGCCGTCACTGAACACCCTGGCTATTGTCGATGAGCACCAGCGGCCGATTGGTGCGGTACAGCGTCACGCCCTCAGCCAGACGATGCTCAAACCCTTTGCCCAGGAAATCTACAGCCGCAAACCAATCAACCAGTTGATGGATCCCGATTGCCTGGTGGTAGACATCCGCCAGAGCCTGCAGCGGGTCAGCCGACTGCTTACCAGCCGCGCCAGGCAGCGCCTGGAAGACGACTTTATTATTGTCGATCAGGGCGTCTACAAGGGGCTGGGGCGCGGTATCGACGTGCTGCGCCAGATCACCGAGCTGAAGCTGCAGCAGGCGCGGCACGCCAACCCACTGACCCTGCTGCCCGGCAACATCCCCATTCAGCAGTGCCTGCAGCGCTTGCTGGAACAGGCCGTTGACGCACGCCTGTGCTATATCGACCTGGACAACTTCAAGCCCTTCAACGACCTCTATGGTTACGGCAAAGGCGATGAAGTTCTGCTTGGCCTGGCACAACTGCTACGCGAACTGTGCGATCCGCGCTGTGACTTCGTTGGCCATATCGGTGGCGACGACTTCATGCTGGTGATGCGCAGCAGTGACTGGAGCACTCGCCTGCAGCAGCTCGATCAGCGTTTTGCTCAGTTGTGTCGCAGTCTTTATAGACCAGAGCATATCCAGGCCAACGGGTTTACCGCCCCCGACCGCGAGGGCAAATGGCGCCACCATGACCTGCTGAATCTATCCATCGGCGTCATTCCCCTGCTGGGCCACCAGGCCGATCGCTTTGACCCGTCACGGCTGGCAGAGCTCGCCTCGCGAGCCAAGCATGACGCCAAAAAACAACGTGGCTTCAGCGTGGTCGTGCAACACCTGACCCTGACCCCTTTTGACAATAGCGAGACGCCGATCAACCTCTGCAGCTAA
- a CDS encoding substrate-binding periplasmic protein, with the protein MRVILYCLLVLLGCSSTLHATPLLWGYSPSDPPPYVALSGVDLQPSLTRELGELVGEYLNRPVTFIALPNNRIDEALDSGRIHLICNTQPEWHSKPTQLYWSEVLYDDADVVATAAGKPAPDSLSSLQGALVGTTFGYHYSSALTAAFAQGALTRHDVRDIQTRLKMLERGRLDASIDLRRALRHHLRITPAAITVSDWELERFYLRCAAPKRRPGSEQLINAIDQLLSNGQIQQLLQRYE; encoded by the coding sequence GTGAGAGTCATTCTGTACTGTCTGCTGGTACTGCTGGGCTGCAGTTCAACCCTGCACGCTACCCCCCTGCTGTGGGGCTACTCGCCCTCAGACCCGCCGCCGTACGTTGCGCTGTCCGGGGTTGACCTGCAACCAAGCCTGACCCGTGAACTGGGCGAGTTGGTCGGCGAATACCTGAATCGCCCGGTAACCTTCATCGCCCTGCCAAACAACCGCATCGACGAGGCACTGGACAGCGGTCGCATTCACCTGATCTGCAATACGCAACCCGAATGGCACAGCAAGCCAACTCAACTCTACTGGTCAGAGGTTTTATACGACGACGCAGACGTTGTCGCCACCGCTGCAGGCAAGCCGGCGCCGGATAGTCTGAGCAGCCTGCAGGGTGCGCTGGTAGGAACTACATTCGGGTATCACTACAGCAGCGCCCTGACCGCAGCCTTCGCGCAGGGCGCGCTGACGCGCCACGACGTGAGGGATATCCAGACACGCCTGAAGATGCTGGAGCGCGGTCGCCTTGACGCCAGCATTGACCTGCGCCGTGCGCTGCGCCACCACCTGCGCATCACACCAGCCGCCATCACCGTAAGCGACTGGGAGCTGGAGCGCTTCTACCTGCGCTGCGCTGCGCCCAAGCGCAGGCCGGGCAGCGAACAGCTCATCAACGCTATCGACCAGCTGCTCAGCAACGGCCAGATCCAGCAATTACTGCAGCGATACGAGTAG
- a CDS encoding FKBP-type peptidyl-prolyl cis-trans isomerase — MKRNLLAVSVAVGVLVLAGCDKEKQPELTTPIQQASYGIGLNMGQSLLQDGLEDIDPQALALGLQDALGKQEQRVGDEELTSAFNALQQRAQERAEALANEALDANKKYLEEHAAKDGVTSTESGLQYEVVASGDEDAAQPQADDVVVVHYEGRLIDGTVFDSSLERGEPAELPVAGVIPGWVEVLQLMHVGDKWTVTVPAELAYGPRSPSPVIPPNSILVFDMELVSIKPRQE; from the coding sequence ATGAAGCGTAATTTGCTGGCAGTCAGCGTTGCAGTCGGTGTCCTGGTTCTGGCCGGTTGTGACAAGGAAAAACAACCGGAACTCACTACCCCCATCCAGCAAGCCTCCTACGGTATTGGCCTTAACATGGGTCAGAGCCTGTTGCAGGATGGTCTGGAAGATATCGATCCGCAGGCGTTGGCATTGGGCCTGCAGGATGCGCTTGGCAAGCAAGAGCAGCGGGTGGGCGATGAAGAGCTGACCAGTGCTTTCAACGCGCTGCAGCAGCGCGCACAGGAGCGCGCTGAGGCACTTGCCAACGAAGCGCTGGATGCCAACAAGAAGTACCTTGAAGAACACGCTGCTAAAGACGGTGTGACCAGCACCGAGTCTGGTCTGCAGTACGAGGTTGTTGCCTCGGGCGATGAGGACGCTGCTCAGCCGCAGGCGGACGATGTTGTGGTCGTCCACTACGAAGGGCGCTTGATCGATGGCACTGTGTTCGATAGCTCTCTGGAGCGTGGCGAGCCGGCTGAGCTGCCGGTAGCTGGCGTTATTCCGGGCTGGGTCGAAGTGCTGCAACTGATGCACGTTGGCGACAAGTGGACGGTGACTGTCCCGGCTGAACTGGCCTACGGTCCGCGCAGCCCGAGCCCGGTTATTCCGCCGAACTCGATCCTGGTCTTTGACATGGAGTTGGTCTCCATCAAGCCGCGCCAAGAGTGA